In Sebastes fasciatus isolate fSebFas1 chromosome 24, fSebFas1.pri, whole genome shotgun sequence, the following are encoded in one genomic region:
- the LOC141762880 gene encoding NACHT, LRR and PYD domains-containing protein 1a-like, which yields MLVISVWPSLSYSFRCPGPGVFQCALTGLVFVMAQEAELLYRTVQWDESSLQSAGKMAAGPLFNIKCSEDAALRQLHLQHCDTKEALLCDGLLSVAHISDDGMSILEPLEITDTHVVVKISHLSAFGLIWDTIRNLLGPINGQALLFLQPPKIRHQVLHVFLLNSNVDVTKVKAQQEGATYIPNTADCFLNFGQSYSVHCEPGSFRIQPDRAPYRSNYGPNYHPTFKVTLTTIPDEVTLMVRNQERTEDVWRCDLLQADLTMEIPQRSVPAEDSIPAEDSVPAEDSVPAEDSVPAEDSVSPEERLRLVRTKFVNGMSDPNLNKLLDELLQRRVISDGEMQSIGTKTKRDKARDLIDTVRLKGTEASRVLIAALHKDDPWVFRT from the exons ATGCTTGTTATATCAGTTTGGCCCTCTTTGTCCTACAGCTTCAGGTGTCCTGGTCCAGGTGTGTTCCAGTGTGCTTTGACTGGACTGGTGTTTGTCATGGCTCAGGAGGCGGAGCTACTGTACAGGACCGTCCAATGGGATGAGAGCTCCCTCCAATCAGCTGGCAAAATGGCTGCAGGGCCGCTGTTCAACATCAAGTGTTCTGAGGATGCTGCTCTCCGTCAGCTCCACCTCCAACACTGTGACACAAAGGAAG CATTGCTCTGTGATGGCCTGTTGTCTGTCGCTCACATCTCTGATGATGGAATGAGCATCTTGGAGCCGCTGGAGATTACAGACACTCATGTGGTTGTGAAGATCTCTCACCTCTCTGCCTTTGGCCTGATCTGGGATACGATTCGGAACCTCTTAGGGCCGATAAATGGCCAAGCCCTGCTGTTTCTCCAACCTCCCAAGATAAGACATCAAGTACTCCATGTCTTTCTGCTGAATAGCAACGTCGATGTAACCAAG GTTAAGGCCCAACAAGAAGGTGCTACGTACATCCCGAACACTGCCGACTGTTTTCTCAACTTTGGTCAAAGTTACAGTGTCCACTGTGAACCTGGGAGCTTCAGAATACAACCTGAT CGTGCACCATACCGTTCAAATTATGGACCAAATTACCATCCGACATTTAAAGTTACCCTGACTACGATTCCAGACGAAGTGACTTTGATGGTCCGGAATCAAGAGAGGACAGAAGACGTCTGGAGATGTGATCTGCTTCAAGCAG ATCTAACAATGGAAATCCCTCAGAGGAGCGtcccagcagaggacagcatcCCAGCAGAGGACAGCGTCCCAGCAGAGGACAGCGTCCCAGCAGAGGACAGCGTCCCAGCAGAGGACAGCGTCTCACCAGAGGAGAGGCTGCGGTTGGTTCGAACAAAGTTTGTAAACGGGATGTCTGATCCTAATCTGAACAAGCTTCTGGATGAACTCCTTCAGCGTCGTGTTATAAGCGATGGTGAAATGCAATCAATCGGAACAAAAACCAAGAGAGATAAAGCACGAGACCTGATCGACACGGTGCGACTAAAGGGAACTGAAGCCAGCAGAGTTCTGATCGCTGCTCTCCATAAGGATGATCCGTGGGTTTTCAGAACTTAG